From Neobacillus sp. PS2-9, the proteins below share one genomic window:
- a CDS encoding YggT family protein: MGSTILLIGSYAFEAYYWLILISIFGSWFPQFQTSKIGGWVYKLVEPYLGLFRRFIPPLGPIDFSPIIALFVYRYIGGFAMEGLRLSLDTIGI, translated from the coding sequence GTGGGTTCTACGATTTTACTTATAGGAAGTTATGCTTTTGAAGCATATTATTGGCTTATTCTCATATCAATCTTTGGTTCCTGGTTTCCTCAATTTCAAACTTCAAAAATTGGTGGGTGGGTTTACAAGCTAGTTGAACCATATTTAGGTCTCTTCAGACGGTTTATCCCGCCTCTAGGACCGATTGACTTTTCACCGATCATTGCCTTATTTGTTTATCGCTATATTGGGGGCTTTGCGATGGAAGGACTACGCCTATCCTTGGATACGATTGGTATATAA
- a CDS encoding GGDEF domain-containing protein, translating to MRYSGRISIVIIYITLVLGWHSFYFLIDYEGSYVFMIENGQYKWDLVFIPLLSPFFWWLGFQYDKAKFLSQKDALTGLYNRRFISQSAPKLLAKMDKKIGNLTISVIDCNNFKQINDQHGHKIGDLILTRITKVLLNSTTEQDIVARWGGDEFLIVSPYSDSKRTRGISKKIEAGLFQLSKEMGMDISVSIGTAVYPSDACEMKELLIIADRNMYKRKSGVKTQVQG from the coding sequence ATGAGATATTCGGGGAGAATTAGTATTGTTATCATTTATATCACTCTAGTTTTAGGCTGGCATTCTTTTTATTTTTTAATAGACTATGAAGGTTCCTATGTGTTTATGATAGAGAATGGTCAATATAAATGGGACTTAGTCTTTATTCCCTTGCTTTCTCCGTTTTTTTGGTGGTTAGGATTTCAATATGATAAAGCGAAATTTCTTTCGCAAAAAGATGCTTTGACAGGTCTATATAACCGGCGTTTTATCTCACAAAGTGCCCCAAAGCTTTTAGCAAAAATGGATAAAAAAATAGGTAACTTAACGATTTCAGTAATTGACTGCAATAACTTTAAACAAATAAACGATCAGCATGGGCATAAAATCGGGGATTTGATTCTCACGAGGATTACCAAAGTTCTTTTAAACAGCACCACTGAGCAAGATATTGTCGCTAGATGGGGCGGAGATGAGTTCCTTATTGTATCGCCGTATTCAGACTCGAAAAGAACGAGAGGCATTTCGAAAAAGATTGAAGCGGGTTTGTTTCAATTATCTAAAGAAATGGGAATGGATATTTCTGTTTCCATCGGAACAGCCGTTTATCCAAGTGATGCTTGTGAAATGAAGGAACTATTGATTATTGCGGATCGAAATATGTATAAACGCAAAAGCGGAGTAAAGACACAAGTACAAGGCTAA
- a CDS encoding DUF2935 domain-containing protein: MIGDENVLHADTGVTSVLFVERSLNEIRFWSRIMKEHSLFLRLGFRAEDTQLIQEANQFYRLFEHIEQTAHAFTNQTDPEQIRRFNSEVQQAATNIFVFKRKVLELILTCKLPGANNFPLLVDHTSREANYFRKRLFELNEGKLNALPDAIIKENVFFLRIMADHAKFIGHLLDPSERKLIDVARNFSNDFDQLLYQARDLESMKPQSQTVPLLDQFLDQNRVSVSSLRDFKKTARDLIEQCKIKSIIHPLLADHVFREADRFLEIIDMFDAHLTSGNPQPR; this comes from the coding sequence TTGATTGGGGATGAGAACGTATTACATGCTGACACGGGTGTAACATCTGTATTGTTTGTTGAGCGATCGTTAAATGAAATACGATTTTGGTCTAGAATTATGAAAGAGCATTCTTTATTTCTTCGTTTAGGTTTTAGAGCAGAGGATACTCAATTAATTCAAGAGGCTAATCAATTTTACCGGTTGTTTGAACACATTGAACAAACTGCACATGCCTTTACTAATCAAACTGATCCAGAACAAATAAGAAGATTTAATTCAGAAGTACAACAAGCTGCAACCAATATTTTTGTTTTTAAACGAAAAGTACTAGAACTGATTCTCACATGTAAATTGCCAGGGGCAAATAATTTTCCACTGCTAGTTGACCATACAAGTAGGGAGGCTAACTATTTTAGAAAACGATTATTTGAATTAAATGAAGGTAAATTAAACGCTCTTCCGGATGCTATTATTAAAGAAAATGTTTTCTTCTTAAGGATTATGGCAGACCACGCTAAATTTATTGGTCATCTGTTGGATCCATCAGAACGGAAACTAATTGATGTAGCCAGAAATTTCAGCAATGACTTTGATCAATTGTTGTATCAAGCAAGGGACTTGGAATCTATGAAGCCACAATCTCAAACCGTACCTCTTTTAGATCAATTCCTGGATCAAAATCGTGTGTCAGTCTCTTCTCTTCGTGATTTCAAGAAAACGGCTCGTGATCTAATTGAGCAATGTAAAATTAAGAGTATCATTCATCCGCTTTTAGCTGATCATGTCTTCCGTGAAGCTGATAGATTCCTTGAAATTATTGATATGTTTGATGCGCATCTTACGAGTGGTAATCCACAACCTAGATAG
- a CDS encoding ABC transporter has product MGQDHGKCHSHCSIFGVFLGFLTGAIWLLLAVLGVISDFFELLKLGYFGHILNILIALIGFLAFLLFGLCIFKKAARYCK; this is encoded by the coding sequence ATGGGACAGGATCATGGTAAATGTCATTCTCACTGTAGTATTTTTGGTGTTTTTCTTGGATTTTTAACTGGTGCGATATGGTTGCTACTTGCAGTTTTAGGGGTCATTTCTGATTTCTTCGAATTACTTAAACTAGGATATTTTGGTCATATTTTAAATATCCTTATTGCGTTAATCGGCTTCCTTGCTTTTCTTCTCTTTGGGTTATGCATATTCAAGAAAGCTGCGCGCTATTGTAAGTAA
- a CDS encoding MFS transporter, producing MRDSKYWNIMISSTLSSLGSSMYFIAVAWILYKMTSNATYTGLMVGMGFLPGVVLNLVFGVIVDKQNRKKLTVISLGIVTIAMIMLLLAMTGNILRPWMIILVHMIVQTFSSLFRTAQQAFITELYKKEDIPRIFSETGSAVSVGGLIGTSLCGAMLTIFPASIVMLFVCLTFAVGTVCMMLIKYVPRENHSNNSLKSGWTDLKDSFVYVHKNRLMYSLLLIMFVGQLVVHTCAGMLSVYTSSHLHGTSTLYGILECATSIGAIIAGVTATSILYKSKNYVTGLSFGITSVGLLLMMFTRNNIAAFIAILLIGLGTTWVRVLMQSVQQVYTEPGYYGRMAAMRQTINQGAVTIGAPLLGWIAEHHGVNNAYGSLLIPVLALMGFSLFFATQKTFKSVIGSMIPQNQGDSPPLR from the coding sequence ATGAGAGACAGTAAGTACTGGAATATAATGATTTCTTCCACTTTATCTTCACTTGGCAGCTCTATGTATTTTATCGCCGTTGCCTGGATTTTATATAAGATGACCTCCAATGCAACCTATACAGGGTTGATGGTCGGCATGGGGTTCCTGCCTGGAGTAGTGCTCAATTTAGTCTTCGGAGTAATAGTAGACAAACAAAATCGTAAGAAACTGACGGTCATATCACTTGGTATTGTCACCATTGCCATGATCATGCTTCTATTAGCCATGACTGGAAATATCCTCAGACCATGGATGATTATCCTTGTACACATGATTGTTCAGACCTTTTCATCACTGTTTAGAACAGCTCAACAAGCCTTCATCACAGAACTTTATAAGAAAGAAGACATTCCTCGTATCTTCAGTGAAACGGGTTCGGCTGTTTCTGTCGGTGGTTTAATTGGTACCTCATTATGCGGCGCTATGTTAACTATTTTTCCAGCCAGTATTGTGATGTTATTTGTTTGCCTTACCTTTGCTGTTGGCACCGTGTGTATGATGCTAATTAAATATGTTCCTAGAGAAAATCATTCAAACAATAGTTTAAAGTCAGGTTGGACCGACCTAAAGGACAGTTTTGTCTATGTTCATAAAAATCGCCTAATGTATTCCTTATTATTAATTATGTTTGTTGGTCAGCTTGTTGTTCATACTTGTGCAGGTATGTTATCCGTGTACACAAGCTCTCACTTACATGGCACAAGTACTCTTTATGGAATTTTAGAATGTGCAACTTCCATTGGAGCCATTATTGCCGGTGTAACAGCAACCTCCATATTATATAAAAGCAAAAACTATGTTACTGGTCTGTCTTTCGGGATCACTTCCGTTGGTTTGTTATTGATGATGTTTACTCGAAATAATATCGCTGCTTTTATCGCAATCCTCTTGATTGGATTGGGTACCACTTGGGTCCGAGTATTGATGCAATCCGTTCAACAGGTGTATACAGAACCCGGCTATTACGGGCGGATGGCAGCCATGAGACAAACCATTAATCAAGGGGCCGTAACCATCGGGGCTCCGCTTCTAGGATGGATTGCTGAACATCATGGGGTTAACAATGCTTACGGTTCCCTATTAATTCCTGTATTGGCCTTAATGGGATTCTCCCTGTTTTTTGCCACCCAAAAAACGTTTAAGAGTGTCATTGGGTCGATGATTCCGCAAAATCAAGGGGACAGCCCCCCGCTGCGTTAA
- a CDS encoding nucleoside transporter C-terminal domain-containing protein, translating to MYFLLNVVGVLVVMGLVYLCSPNKRNVKWKSILTLLVAELAITWFMLSTKIGSWIINKIASFFTWLISCANEGISFVFPSVMANEHVDFFFSALMPIIFIITFFDILTYFGILTWIIDKVGWVISKISGLPKLESFFSIQMMFLGNTEALAVIRQQMTVLKEHRLLTFGIMSMSSISGSIIGAYLTMVPATYVFVAIPLNCFNALLIANMLNPVEVSKEEDIVYVPSKEERKDFFSTISNSMLVGIKMVIVIMAMVIGYVALTAGVNGILGFIVKGLTIQKIFSVIFSPFAFLLGLGGDDAMYVAQLMGIKLATNEFVAMMDLKGKLSGLAPHTVAVAVTFLTSFANFSTVGMIYGTFNSILGEDKSNIIGKNVWKLLVSGVGVSLLSAMIVGLFVW from the coding sequence GTGTATTTTTTGTTGAATGTAGTTGGAGTACTAGTTGTTATGGGCCTCGTTTATTTATGCTCACCTAATAAAAGAAACGTAAAATGGAAGTCCATTTTGACCTTGTTGGTTGCTGAATTGGCGATTACGTGGTTTATGTTATCTACGAAAATTGGGTCATGGATTATTAATAAAATAGCTTCTTTCTTTACCTGGTTAATTTCTTGTGCAAACGAAGGGATTTCTTTTGTTTTCCCATCTGTCATGGCGAATGAACATGTAGATTTCTTTTTTAGTGCGCTAATGCCGATTATTTTCATTATTACGTTCTTTGATATTTTAACTTATTTCGGAATCTTAACCTGGATTATTGATAAGGTGGGCTGGGTCATATCAAAAATATCCGGCTTGCCAAAGCTTGAGAGTTTCTTCTCCATCCAAATGATGTTTCTTGGAAATACGGAGGCACTGGCTGTCATCCGTCAACAAATGACTGTTTTAAAAGAACATCGCCTATTAACATTTGGAATCATGAGTATGAGCAGCATCAGCGGATCGATTATCGGGGCGTACTTAACGATGGTTCCAGCCACCTATGTATTCGTGGCCATTCCGTTGAATTGCTTCAATGCGCTTTTGATAGCAAACATGCTGAATCCTGTTGAAGTGAGTAAAGAGGAAGACATCGTGTATGTTCCTTCTAAGGAAGAGCGGAAAGATTTCTTTTCAACCATCTCTAACAGTATGCTTGTCGGAATCAAAATGGTTATTGTTATTATGGCGATGGTCATTGGTTACGTGGCCTTAACCGCTGGTGTAAATGGAATATTAGGATTTATTGTGAAGGGCTTAACCATTCAAAAAATATTCTCGGTTATCTTTAGTCCATTTGCCTTCTTGCTTGGTTTAGGGGGAGATGATGCGATGTATGTGGCACAGTTAATGGGAATCAAGCTTGCTACTAATGAGTTTGTTGCAATGATGGACTTAAAGGGTAAGCTAAGTGGATTGGCTCCGCATACGGTGGCGGTGGCGGTCACGTTCCTAACATCATTTGCAAACTTTAGCACAGTCGGTATGATCTATGGTACGTTTAACTCCATTCTGGGTGAAGATAAATCAAATATCATTGGGAAGAATGTGTGGAAGCTACTAGTAAGCGGTGTAGGCGTATCCTTACTAAGTGCAATGATTGTTGGATTATTCGTTTGGTAA
- the ilvA gene encoding threonine ammonia-lyase, translating into MKGIVHTTPLDYSKTFSRLSHNEVYLKLENLQKTGSFKVRGSYNKLTSLSKDELKNGVVAASAGNHAQGVAYSSQMLGVPCKIVMPKGAPLSKIEATKQYGAEVILEGAVFDDALAYALQLKDQLKTTFIHAFDDEAIITGQGTVGLEILEQLPEVEAIICPIGGGGLIAGVAMAVKEKNPHVSVYGVQTVACPSMKESILANKPVMVQSSPTMADGIAVKKPGEKTFEIVQKYVDDIYCVDEMEIARTMLMLLERNKLLVEGSGATSLSSLLFEKVKLKEKKVVAILSGGNVDMSFISRIIERGMVEAGRYADFTITLKDKPGELQRVLSTITDLDANVQSVNLHRMGKNIYPGFAQIEISIETKNHEHIEQLYHALLEKSYNVMMRQY; encoded by the coding sequence ATGAAGGGAATTGTCCACACCACTCCCCTTGACTATTCCAAGACATTTAGCCGGCTCTCGCATAATGAAGTCTATTTAAAGCTAGAGAATCTTCAAAAAACAGGATCCTTTAAAGTGAGAGGCTCTTACAATAAGCTGACCTCCCTTTCAAAAGATGAATTAAAAAATGGGGTCGTCGCAGCGTCAGCTGGGAACCATGCTCAGGGCGTTGCCTATTCTAGTCAGATGCTAGGCGTTCCTTGTAAAATTGTCATGCCTAAAGGCGCTCCTCTTAGTAAGATAGAAGCCACTAAGCAATATGGGGCCGAGGTTATTTTAGAAGGTGCGGTTTTTGATGATGCCCTCGCGTATGCACTACAACTGAAGGACCAACTGAAAACCACATTTATTCATGCTTTTGATGATGAAGCCATTATTACCGGACAAGGAACAGTCGGATTAGAAATCCTTGAACAACTACCAGAAGTTGAGGCCATTATTTGTCCTATTGGCGGCGGCGGACTAATAGCCGGGGTTGCGATGGCAGTGAAGGAGAAGAATCCTCATGTATCTGTCTATGGTGTTCAAACAGTTGCCTGCCCCAGCATGAAAGAGTCCATATTAGCGAATAAACCTGTAATGGTTCAGTCGTCACCCACGATGGCCGATGGAATTGCTGTTAAAAAACCAGGTGAGAAAACCTTTGAGATTGTTCAGAAGTACGTGGACGATATTTATTGTGTCGATGAAATGGAAATTGCCCGAACGATGTTGATGCTTTTAGAGAGAAACAAGTTGCTGGTAGAAGGTTCCGGGGCTACTTCCCTCTCCTCCCTGCTTTTCGAAAAAGTAAAGCTGAAAGAGAAAAAAGTGGTCGCCATTTTGAGCGGCGGAAACGTGGATATGAGTTTTATCTCAAGAATCATAGAACGTGGTATGGTCGAGGCAGGCAGGTATGCTGATTTTACCATTACCTTAAAAGATAAACCTGGTGAGCTTCAAAGAGTCCTTAGCACGATTACTGATCTCGACGCCAATGTTCAATCTGTTAATCTCCATCGGATGGGGAAAAATATCTATCCTGGTTTTGCCCAAATCGAGATTTCGATAGAAACAAAAAATCACGAACATATTGAACAGCTTTATCATGCACTTTTAGAAAAGAGCTATAATGTAATGATGAGGCAATATTAA
- a CDS encoding polysaccharide deacetylase family protein, with protein MKKRLLFVATGILIIFLVLFGTYKLMNSRSFQVFGGLTDKVETNQKVVALTFDDGPSKNANSILPLLEQYKAKATFFLIGQDMEQYPEEAAKIAAAGHQLGNHTFSHNRMVFKTPSYIKKEIETTDSLIREAGYKDEIDVRPPNGKKLIGFPYYLSKHHRDTIMWNLEPDSYFSSATDKINYVKKNITPGSIILMHPMYDQTGEELIAIEGILKALTDQGYTFVTVNELQEK; from the coding sequence ATGAAAAAAAGATTACTATTTGTAGCGACTGGAATTTTGATTATTTTCCTTGTATTATTTGGTACATATAAGTTAATGAATTCGAGAAGTTTCCAGGTGTTTGGCGGACTTACGGATAAAGTGGAGACCAATCAGAAGGTAGTTGCTTTAACCTTTGACGACGGACCATCGAAAAATGCGAATTCGATTCTTCCATTATTGGAACAATACAAGGCAAAGGCTACTTTTTTCCTCATTGGTCAAGATATGGAACAGTATCCAGAGGAAGCGGCGAAAATAGCTGCAGCGGGGCACCAGCTAGGAAATCACACATTTTCGCATAATCGAATGGTGTTCAAAACACCGTCCTATATTAAGAAAGAGATAGAAACAACAGATTCACTAATCCGTGAAGCAGGATATAAGGATGAAATTGATGTTCGCCCGCCGAATGGTAAAAAGCTGATTGGATTCCCTTATTACCTTAGCAAGCATCATAGAGACACCATCATGTGGAATCTTGAACCAGATAGCTATTTCTCCTCAGCAACTGATAAAATAAATTATGTAAAAAAAAATATAACCCCGGGCTCGATTATTCTGATGCATCCGATGTATGATCAAACTGGTGAAGAACTCATAGCAATTGAGGGAATATTAAAAGCACTTACAGATCAAGGGTATACCTTTGTAACTGTAAATGAGCTACAAGAAAAATAG
- a CDS encoding cation diffusion facilitator family transporter, with amino-acid sequence MDDQKYKDLKLGERGAMVSIVAYLILSAVKLVIGYMSDSAALRADGLNNTTDIIASIAVLIGLKISQRPPDNDHGYGHWKSETIASMVASFIMIAVGIQVLTDAIPSMFLGRNESPDMIAAYVGVASAIVMAGVYFYNKKLAIRINSKAVMAAAKDNLSDAWVSIGTAVGIIGSQLHMPWLDTLTAIIVGVLICKTAWGIFLQASHELSDGFDEQKIQLYQEVITKLDGVKGIKELKGRNYGNNEVIDVVILVQSTLDIRAAHDIATRVEKVLMRDHGVYDVHVHVEPDYEKVRG; translated from the coding sequence ATGGATGACCAGAAATATAAAGACCTTAAATTAGGGGAACGAGGCGCAATGGTTAGTATTGTTGCCTATCTTATTTTATCAGCCGTAAAACTAGTTATCGGATATATGAGTGATTCAGCTGCCTTAAGAGCTGATGGACTTAACAATACAACAGACATTATTGCATCGATTGCTGTCCTTATCGGGTTAAAAATATCGCAACGACCGCCTGATAACGATCATGGATATGGCCACTGGAAGAGTGAAACCATTGCCTCCATGGTGGCTTCATTTATTATGATTGCGGTTGGTATCCAGGTGCTGACGGATGCCATTCCCTCAATGTTCCTGGGGAGGAATGAGTCTCCTGATATGATTGCTGCTTATGTAGGGGTAGCTTCCGCGATCGTCATGGCTGGTGTTTATTTTTATAATAAAAAATTAGCAATAAGAATTAATAGCAAAGCCGTGATGGCCGCTGCCAAAGATAATCTTTCCGATGCATGGGTAAGTATAGGAACGGCTGTGGGGATCATAGGGTCACAATTACATATGCCTTGGCTTGATACATTAACGGCAATTATTGTCGGCGTTTTGATTTGTAAAACAGCTTGGGGCATTTTTTTGCAAGCTTCTCATGAACTTTCAGATGGATTCGATGAACAGAAGATTCAACTCTACCAGGAGGTCATTACAAAACTAGACGGCGTGAAAGGCATTAAAGAATTGAAAGGGAGAAACTACGGCAATAATGAAGTCATAGATGTGGTCATCCTCGTTCAGTCAACATTAGATATTCGAGCCGCACATGACATTGCCACCCGTGTAGAAAAAGTTTTGATGAGAGACCATGGTGTCTATGATGTTCATGTCCATGTAGAGCCAGATTATGAAAAGGTTCGGGGATAA
- a CDS encoding catalase — protein sequence MENKKMAQLQQSKIDNEQKAGLTTNQGLKMAEDEISLKAGLRGPTLMEDFHFREKMTHFDHERIPERIVHARGTGAHGVFQLYESLQEYTKADFLTDTSKTTPVFVRISTVQGSRGSSDTVRDVRGFATKFYTDEGNFDLVGNNMPVFFIQDAIKFPDFVHALKPEPHTEIPQGASAHDTFWDFIGQNPESAHMVMWAMSDRAIPRSLRMMEGFGVHTFRLVNAQGKAHFVKFHWKPVLGMHSLVWDEAQRIAGKNPDFHRQDLYEAIEKGDYPEWELGVQLISEEDEFKFDFDVLDPTKLWPEEVVPVKIVGKMTLNRNVDNFFAETEQVAFHPGHLVPGIDFSNDPLLQGRLFSYTDTQLSRLGGPNFHQIPINKPVCPFHNNQRDGMHQMAIHRGQTSYHRNGLNANQPEPVPVEQGGFEHYQEKVDGRKIRGRSESFLDFYSQAKLFYNSQAPYEQQHIKDALSFELGKCHSDLVKNNAVALLNRIDRNMAQEVAENIGAVLPEENLEVKSDKKSAALSMANTIKKTDTKSVAILVTGAPNTDQLTEWIKVLAQHNLNYSIVANKVQPLNAVLKITDTFDTVDSSLFDAALLVSSESNLPTPALEFIETTYKHFKPLAISVSEPIGFEYSRIQLDEAGVFDLTKTDIQPFIEGIAQARFWERKL from the coding sequence ATGGAAAATAAGAAGATGGCGCAATTACAGCAATCAAAAATCGACAACGAGCAAAAGGCTGGTTTGACTACTAACCAAGGATTGAAAATGGCGGAAGATGAGATTTCTTTAAAAGCAGGACTACGCGGTCCTACTCTTATGGAGGATTTTCACTTTCGCGAAAAAATGACCCATTTTGACCACGAACGGATTCCTGAACGTATTGTTCATGCACGCGGCACAGGAGCTCACGGTGTCTTTCAGCTCTATGAATCCTTACAAGAGTACACAAAAGCGGATTTTCTTACTGACACCTCGAAAACAACACCGGTATTTGTACGAATCTCGACCGTACAGGGTTCGAGAGGATCAAGTGATACCGTTCGCGATGTTCGTGGATTTGCGACCAAATTTTATACAGATGAAGGAAACTTTGATTTAGTTGGAAACAACATGCCTGTTTTCTTTATCCAGGATGCGATTAAATTCCCTGACTTTGTCCATGCACTTAAACCTGAACCACATACTGAAATCCCGCAAGGAGCCAGTGCACACGATACCTTTTGGGATTTTATCGGGCAAAATCCTGAATCTGCCCATATGGTCATGTGGGCAATGAGTGACCGAGCGATTCCACGTAGCCTACGTATGATGGAGGGATTCGGTGTCCATACCTTCCGTCTTGTCAACGCACAGGGGAAAGCACATTTTGTCAAATTCCACTGGAAGCCTGTCCTTGGTATGCATTCTCTTGTCTGGGATGAAGCACAGAGAATTGCCGGTAAAAACCCTGACTTCCATCGTCAAGACCTATATGAAGCCATTGAAAAAGGCGATTATCCGGAATGGGAACTTGGTGTCCAGTTAATTTCCGAAGAGGATGAATTTAAATTTGATTTTGACGTCTTAGACCCCACTAAATTATGGCCTGAAGAAGTGGTCCCTGTAAAAATCGTCGGTAAAATGACATTAAACCGCAATGTCGACAACTTCTTTGCCGAAACCGAACAAGTGGCTTTTCACCCTGGCCATTTGGTACCTGGGATTGATTTTTCAAATGACCCACTTTTACAAGGTCGATTATTTTCCTATACAGATACCCAGCTTTCTCGATTAGGCGGTCCTAACTTCCATCAGATTCCGATCAACAAACCGGTGTGTCCTTTCCATAACAACCAGCGTGATGGTATGCACCAAATGGCCATTCACCGTGGTCAAACAAGCTATCATCGAAACGGTTTAAATGCCAATCAACCGGAGCCAGTGCCTGTCGAGCAAGGAGGATTTGAGCATTATCAAGAAAAAGTGGATGGACGTAAAATCAGAGGTCGGAGTGAAAGCTTCTTAGACTTTTACTCGCAAGCGAAATTATTTTATAACAGTCAGGCTCCCTATGAACAGCAGCATATAAAAGACGCTCTTAGCTTTGAACTTGGCAAGTGTCATTCCGATTTGGTAAAAAATAATGCGGTTGCCCTTCTTAACCGTATTGATCGAAACATGGCCCAAGAAGTGGCTGAAAATATAGGGGCGGTATTGCCAGAAGAGAATCTCGAAGTCAAATCTGATAAGAAATCAGCGGCACTAAGCATGGCTAACACAATCAAGAAAACAGATACCAAAAGTGTAGCTATTCTAGTAACTGGCGCACCTAACACAGACCAATTAACTGAATGGATTAAAGTATTAGCACAGCATAACCTGAATTATAGTATCGTTGCTAATAAGGTCCAACCATTAAATGCTGTTCTTAAAATAACGGACACCTTTGATACAGTCGACTCAAGCCTTTTTGATGCCGCATTATTAGTTAGCAGTGAATCCAACCTTCCTACACCTGCTTTGGAGTTCATTGAAACAACCTACAAACACTTTAAACCATTGGCGATTTCTGTCAGTGAACCTATTGGATTTGAGTACAGCCGCATTCAATTAGATGAAGCTGGTGTCTTTGATTTAACAAAAACAGATATCCAACCATTTATCGAAGGCATTGCCCAGGCTCGTTTCTGGGAACGTAAGCTTTAA
- a CDS encoding ATP-binding protein, giving the protein MITLIKPLIVNITILLSFTFNMNLFFPFQSKAPLSLKQKVIYGLVGALGALFCMFYPIRTLGETHFDLRMVAIIILTLYAGWLPGSLILVSTCLIRYFIGGKFFFTGILVCVVAFFCALVFRWMFLKAKARLAAGSIVIVCYLVVYITILYFSVHFLELHFYLTYFTAFYLTTIALIFVIESLIKINKQFEEMVYMDKLTMVGQLTASIAHEIRNPLTTVRGFIQFLSTDTKDEQLKKYSPLILEELDRTNSIITNYLKVAKPEPFQLTVVSLQDVLSDCVQLLRPLASYSNVIIDYENTQRFYINGDEPHLKQALMNVIKNAIESIVNQGKIKIVLQADYMKNQVEVRIEDNGRGMTPEQLKQIGLPFYTTKTKGTGLGSMVTNKLIREMNGSIEYKSELNKGTTVTIVFPLHK; this is encoded by the coding sequence TTGATTACTCTCATCAAACCACTGATTGTTAACATTACGATATTATTATCTTTTACTTTTAATATGAATTTGTTTTTTCCGTTTCAATCGAAAGCTCCTCTATCACTAAAACAAAAAGTCATTTATGGGTTGGTGGGTGCCTTAGGAGCACTTTTCTGTATGTTTTATCCCATTCGTACCTTAGGTGAGACGCATTTTGATCTCAGGATGGTTGCCATCATCATCCTTACTTTATATGCTGGCTGGCTACCTGGTAGCCTTATTTTAGTTAGCACCTGTTTGATCCGTTATTTCATTGGTGGAAAGTTTTTTTTCACGGGTATCCTAGTATGTGTTGTCGCTTTTTTCTGTGCGTTAGTATTTAGGTGGATGTTTTTAAAAGCAAAGGCTAGACTTGCGGCGGGATCAATTGTCATTGTTTGCTATCTTGTTGTTTATATTACCATTCTGTATTTTAGTGTTCATTTTTTAGAATTACACTTTTATTTAACTTACTTTACTGCCTTTTATTTAACCACCATAGCCCTAATCTTTGTGATTGAAAGTCTGATAAAAATTAATAAGCAGTTTGAAGAAATGGTGTATATGGATAAGCTGACTATGGTTGGCCAGCTTACGGCTTCGATTGCACACGAAATTCGAAATCCACTGACAACCGTTCGAGGTTTTATACAATTTTTAAGTACAGATACAAAGGATGAGCAATTGAAGAAATACTCCCCCTTAATTCTTGAAGAACTTGACCGGACGAACAGTATAATTACTAACTATTTGAAAGTGGCGAAGCCTGAACCCTTTCAATTAACTGTTGTCTCCTTACAAGATGTCTTAAGTGATTGTGTCCAACTATTGAGACCCCTTGCTTCGTATTCAAATGTCATCATCGACTATGAAAATACACAGCGATTCTATATCAATGGAGATGAACCGCATTTAAAGCAAGCGCTTATGAATGTCATCAAAAATGCAATTGAGTCCATCGTTAACCAAGGAAAGATTAAGATTGTGCTTCAAGCAGATTACATGAAGAATCAAGTGGAAGTTAGAATTGAAGACAACGGAAGAGGGATGACACCAGAGCAGTTAAAACAAATCGGGCTACCTTTTTATACAACCAAAACAAAAGGAACAGGCCTTGGCAGTATGGTAACCAACAAACTCATTCGCGAAATGAACGGCTCCATCGAGTATAAAAGTGAACTCAACAAAGGAACTACCGTTACAATCGTCTTTCCATTACATAAATAA